Proteins from a genomic interval of Zingiber officinale cultivar Zhangliang chromosome 1B, Zo_v1.1, whole genome shotgun sequence:
- the LOC121977660 gene encoding acyl-protein thioesterase 2-like: MYRGSSSNPSGGKSAARRLVEYGRTYVVRPKGRHQATIVWLHGLGDNGLSWSQLLESLPLPNIKWICPTAPTRPVSMFGGFACTAWFDVTEIKEDGPDDVDGLDASAAHIANLLSSEPSDVKLGIGGFSMGAATALYSAACFAHGKYGNGSPYHPINLSVTVSLSGWLPCCRTLKTKVESSHDAGRRAASMPVLLCHGRGDGVVSYKLGERSAEILRISGFRNLMFKTFNALEHYTVPDEMDAVCKWLTARLRLEGPRT; this comes from the exons ATGTACCGTGGAAGCAGCTCAAATCCTTCTG GCGGTAAGTCTGCAGCGAGGAGGCTCGTGGAGTATGGCAGGACCTACGTGGTGAGGCCGAAGGGGAGACACCAGGCCACCATCGTCTGGCTCCATGGGTTAGGCGACAACGGATTAAG CTGGTCCCAGCTTCTGGAATCACTTCCTCTGCCAAAT ATTAAGTGGATATGTCCGACTGCTCCTACAAGACCTGTATCCATGTTCGGTGGATTTGCCTGCACAGCAT GGTTTGATGTTACGGAAATCAAAGAGGATGGCCCTGATGATGTTGATGGACTGGATGCTTCGGCTGCACACATTGCAAATCTTTTGTCTTCTGAGCCATCTGATG TGAAACTCGGGATCGGTGGATTCAGTATGGGTGCTGCCACTGCCTTGTACTCTGCAGCATGCTTTGCACACGGCAAGTATGGAAATGGCAGCCCCTACCACCCCATCAACCTCAGTGTAACTGTCAGTCTCAGCGGGTGGCTTCCATGTTGCAG GACTCTGAAAACAAAGGTCGAAAGTTCACATGATGCGGGGAGGAGAGCTGCTTCCATGCCAGTCTTGCTCTGCCATGGAAGAG GGGATGGAGTCGTTTCCTACAAGCTCGGAGAAAGATCTGCAGAGATTCTAAGAATCTCTGGGTTCAGAAATCTCATGTTTAAGACCTTTAATGC GCTCGAACACTACACTGTACCTGATGAGATGGATGCTGTCTGCAAGTGGCTTACGGCGAGGCTGCGGCTCGAGGGGCCTCGCACTTAA